The DNA sequence ATCAACCCGACCATGAGCCGGATTGGTTTTGCTGGGCGCCCTTTCTCGCTGTAGTAAACCGTAAACTCATCATCGAAGTGCTGCCAAGGGATCTGTTTAGCCAGTTGAAGCAGAGAATGATGGGGATTGAGTTGTTTCAACAAATCCGGATAGAGGAAGTTGCCTTGATTACAATTTTTCTTTTTCGCCTTCATAGTCACTCCAAAATCAGTGATTTTTCGACCGGCTTATTACAGAAATACTGCAGTAACTGGTTGAAAATGTACTACGAAATAGAAAAAATGTCAAACAATTTTAAATAGTTGATCTATTTTCAGGGCAGACTAATTACGCTTCGGATTTGAACTTTTTTTTGCGCCTCGCCATCAGTTTTTTTGAACAGCCTGAGGAATCCAGCAATTTCAACCTATGCAAGTGGCAGGATCAAAGCGGAAGGCAGAGGTCAGAGCGCGGGGCGGATGTCAGTGGGCGGAAGGGCATGAGTGGGAGATAGGGCGGGTTGGGTGACAGGGGGGCGAAGAGGGGGTAGGAACTGACTGGTTTTTTGGGTGAGGGTATTGCTGTTGAAGCATTCAATTCATACGGAGCCAGGTCATGAAAATATTGATCACCGGAGCTGCCGGATTCATCGGTTTCCATACTGTTCTGCGTCTTCTGGAGCAGGGGCATGAGGTGGTGGGGCTGGACAACATCAATGACTACTATGATGTTCGGGTCAAATACGGAAGGCTGGAGTATTCAGGAATCGATCCGGCTCGAATTTCCGGGAGCCGGCCGGTGCAGAGTTCCAAACATCCCGGATATCGTTTTGTGCGTATTGAACTGGAGAATGCCGCGGAAGTGATGGATTTGTTCGCACGGGAGAAGTTCGACCGGGTGATGCATTACGCGGCCCAGGCCGGGGTGCGCTACAGTCTGACCAACCCCCATGCCTACATGCAAAGCAATTTCTTGGCCTTCCTGAATCTGCTCGAAGCCTGCCGCCATCATCCCGTGGCCCATTTTGCCTACGCATCCAGCTCTTCCGTGTACGGTCTGAATCAGACCATGCCCTTTTCCGTTCGCCACAACGTGGACCATCCCATCAGCCTGTACGCGGCCAGCAAGAAGTCCAACGAGCTCATGGCCCACACCTACAGCTATCTCTATGGCCTGCCCTGCACGGGACTGCGCTTCTTCACCGTGTACGGGCCATGGGGCCGGCCGGACATGGCGCTGTTTCTGTTCACCAAGGCCATCCTTGAAGATCGGCCCATCGACGTCTTCAATCACGGCAAAATGCAGCGCGACTTCACCTACGTGGACGACATTGTCGAAGGCGTGCTGCGGGTGATCCACCATCCGCCCCAGGGCAATCCGGACTGGAACGGCAAGAGTCCTGATCCCTCGTCCTCCCCGGCGCCCTGGAAAGTCTACAATATCGGCAATTCCGAACAGGTGGAGCTGATGGAGTTCATCCAAGCCCTGGA is a window from the Desulfonatronum thiosulfatophilum genome containing:
- a CDS encoding NAD-dependent epimerase, which codes for MKILITGAAGFIGFHTVLRLLEQGHEVVGLDNINDYYDVRVKYGRLEYSGIDPARISGSRPVQSSKHPGYRFVRIELENAAEVMDLFAREKFDRVMHYAAQAGVRYSLTNPHAYMQSNFLAFLNLLEACRHHPVAHFAYASSSSVYGLNQTMPFSVRHNVDHPISLYAASKKSNELMAHTYSYLYGLPCTGLRFFTVYGPWGRPDMALFLFTKAILEDRPIDVFNHGKMQRDFTYVDDIVEGVLRVIHHPPQGNPDWNGKSPDPSSSPAPWKVYNIGNSEQVELMEFIQALEESLGKKARMNLLPLQPGDVPATWADTTDLVEDLDYRPDTPVRVGIQRFVDWYREFFKV